Proteins from one Malaya genurostris strain Urasoe2022 chromosome 2, Malgen_1.1, whole genome shotgun sequence genomic window:
- the LOC131427252 gene encoding zinc carboxypeptidase A 1-like, with translation MTFLTIVLLLPILFAVQRSLGSEVARYDNYRVYEVTATSPAHLETLDFLKSSSDSFIFLESGSKVGDYFNIVVAPHKLADFTATLENEGMPARVLEMDLQQPIEAERNRIVSKRIKGIFDWTEYRDLQEIHDWLEKLALEYDQVEVISGGRSYENRTLKGVKVSYKSGNPGIFIEGGIHAREWISPATVTYVLNQLLTSEEKSIRHIAENYDWYIFPSVNPDGYVYSHRTDRLWRKTRTPYPGGCYGADPNRNWDFYWAEKGSSHRCTSESFAGPQPFSEIETKTLSNYINSLQGKIQTYISFHSYSQLLLFPYGHSSLHTENHQDLSEIAKATVTSLSRRYGTKYRYGNVYDTIYPASGGSGEWAYGVQGIKLVFTYELRPARGWVGFVLPPEQIIPTGEETLDSLVTLVDEASKRGYYKVGVDSFKTLEKKCVCTD, from the coding sequence ATGACTTTCTTAACCATTGTTCTCCTTCTGCCAATTTTGTTCGCGGTTCAACGATCATTGGGTTCGGAAGTAGCACGATATGATAACTATCGGGTGTATGAAGTGACGGCAACTAGTCCGGCTCATCTGGAGACACTAGACTTCCTTAAATCGTCCAGTGATAGTTTTATATTCCTAGAAAGCGGCAGTAAAGTGGGAGATTATTTCAACATTGTCGTCGCGCCTCATAAGTTGGCTGATTTTACTGCGACCTTGGAGAATGAAGGCATGCCGGCACGGGTGCTGGAAATGGATCTGCAACAGCCGATCGAAGCCGAGAGGAATCGGATAGTGTCCAAAAGAATAAAAGGAATTTTTGACTGGACAGAATATCGCGATCTGCAGGAAATTCACGATTGGCTGGAAAAGCTGGCCCTCGAGTATGATCAAGTGGAAGTCATTAGTGGAGGTCGTTCGTACGAAAACCGAACGCTGAAAGGAGTGAAAGTTTCGTATAAATCCGGTAATCCTGGAATTTTCATCGAAGGAGGAATCCATGCCCGAGAGTGGATTTCACCAGCGACTGTCACCTATGTTTTGAATCAACTGCTTACTAGTGAGGAAAAATCGATCCGTCACATTGCTGAGAACTACGATTGGTACATATTTCCCAGTGTTAATCCGGATGGTTACGTGTACAGTCATCGAACGGATCGGCTATGGCGCAAGACTCGAACTCCATACCCGGGAGGTTGCTACGGTGCAGATCCGAACAGGAATTGGGACTTTTACTGGGCTGAGAAAGGCTCTAGCCATCGATGTACCTCGGAATCATTCGCTGGGCCTCAACCGTTCTCGGAAATAGAAACCAAAACTCTTTCGAACTACATCAACTCCTTGCAGGGCAAGATTCAAACGTACATTTCCTTCCATTCGTACTCTCAGCTGTTGCTGTTTCCGTACGGACACTCGAGTCTGCATACCGAGAACCATCAGGATCTGAGTGAAATTGCGAAAGCTACCGTTACTTCCTTGTCGCGAAGATACGGAACCAAGTACCGGTACGGAAATGTGTACGACACAATCTACCCGGCCAGTGGCGGTAGCGGAGAGTGGGCTTACGGAGTTCAAGGTATTAAACTGGTGTTCACCTACGAACTGCGACCGGCCCGAGGATGGGTTGGATTTGTGCTTCCGCCAGAGCAAATTATTCCCACCGGAGAGGAGACTCTGGATTCCTTGGTGACCCTGGTTGATGAAGCGTCTAAGCGAGGTTATTATAAAGTTGGAGTCGATAGCTTCAAGACATTGGAGAAAAAATGTGTCTGCACGGATTGA
- the LOC131430582 gene encoding cytosolic 10-formyltetrahydrofolate dehydrogenase, whose amino-acid sequence MSAQSDATQAKANGHLNGSGGHTGDLKIAIIGQSNFAAEVLEVLLEHHHIVVGVFTIADKGNREDILATTARQYGIPVFKISAWRRKGVPIPEVLDKYRSVGANLNVLPFCSQFIPMEVIDGAKLGSICYHPSILPRHRGASAISWTLIEGDNTAGFSIFWADDGLDTGPVLLQRQCPVFGEDTLDSLYKRFLYPEGVTAMAEAVDMIAEGTAPKIPQTEIGATYDPALFREENQYINLNQSAERIFNFIRGLDSVPGALAVIEGEDGVESPVRLYGASMSAPVVLDNAKPIRFKGAAGDAFVDRDGIFLTGTDGRLVKVKRLKKGSKMIQASQWFSQAGKKVVPLVLDERELEMESVLRNIWKAILKVEIEPDTDFFACGAGSMDVVRLVEEVKDALEVPLENENVFMAPAYAEFLNEVVTRSRSGTSDAGTGPEYEAVVIRENKKVISVPTQMFVNGQFIDAKNRKTLDIVNPTTEEIICKVANASPEDVDYAVNCAYQAFKGVWSQVSARERGQLMYKLADLMEQYKEELATVESVDSGAVYTLALKTHIGMSIDAWRYYAGWTDKIEGSTIPVNPAKPNHVLTFTKREPIGVCGLITPWNYPLMMLSWKMSACIAAGNTVIIKPAQVCPLTALKFAELTVKAGFPPGVINVVTGSGSVTGQAISEHPLVRKLGFTGSTPIGKVIMTSCAASNMKKCSMELGGKSPLIIFADCDLDRAVRLGMSSVFFNKGENCIAAGRLFVEDKIHDEFVRKVVKNIKTMTIGDPLNRATAHGPQNHKAHLDKLVSYCETGVMEGAKLVIGGKRVPNRKGFFFEPTVFTDVEDRMFIAQEESFGPIMIISKFHSSDFDALVQRANNTEFGLASGVFTKDIQKALLFAEKVEAGTVFVNTYNKTDVAAPFGGFKQSGFGKDLGKEALNEYLKTKCVTVEY is encoded by the exons ATGAGTGCTCAGAGTGATGCAACGCAAGCCAAAGCAAATGGACAT CTCAACGGATCCGGTGGTCACACGGGCGACCTGAAAATAGCCATTATCGGACAGAGCAACTTTGCCGCGGAGGTGCTGGAAGTGCTGCTCGAACATCATCACATCGTGGTAGGAGTTTTCACGATCGCCGACAAGGGAAATCGGGAGGACATCTTAGCCACGACCGCTCGCCAGTATGGTATTCCGGTGTTCAAAATCTCCGCCTGGCGACGGAAAGGCGTTCCGATTCCGGAGGTTCTCGACAAGTATCGATCGGTGGGCGCTAACTTGAATGTCCTTCCGTTCTGCAGTCAGTTCATTCCGATGGAAGTGATCGACGGTGCAAAACTTGGAAGCATTTGTTATCATCCTTCGATATTGCCCCGACACCGTGGAGCGAGTGCTATTTCGTGGACCTTGATTGAAGGAGACAATACGGCCGGATTCTCGATCTTCTGGGCCGACGATGGACTGGATACGGGACCGGTTTTACTGCAGAGACAATGCCCTGTGTTTGGTGAGGATACTCTGGATTCGCTGTACAAAAGATTCCTTTATCCAGAAGGAGTGACTGCTATGGCCGAGGCAGTGGATATGATCGCCGAAGGAACAGCACCGAAGATACCTCAAACAGAGATCGGTGCCACATACGATCCGGCTCTGTTCCGAGAAGAGAATCAATATATCAACTTGAATCAGTCGGCAGAGCGAATCTTCAACTTTATCAGAGGATTGGATTCGGTTCCCGGAGCGTTGGCAGTTATCGAGGGAGAAGATGGAGTTGAGAGTCCTGTTCGTTTGTATGGTGCCTCAATGAGCGCCCCGGTGGTGCTGGACAATGCAAAACCAATTCGTTTCAAGGGAGCTGCTGGGGATGCATTCGTAGATCGAGACGGGATTTTCTTAACCGGAACCGACGGTCGATTAGTTAAGGTAAAACGGCTGAAAAAAGGCAGCAAGATGATTCAGGCCAGCCAATGGTTCTCACAAGCCGGGAAGAAAGTGGTCCCGCTAGTGCTGGATGAGCGAGAACTGGAGATGGAAAGTGTTCTAAGAAATATATGGAAAGCAATTCTGAAAGTGGAGATCGAGCCAGATACTGACTTCTTTGCATGTGGAGCGGGATCAATGGACGTAGTACGactagtggaagaggtaaaggATGCTCTTGAAGTTCCACTGGAGAATGAAAATGTTTTCATGGCTCCGGCGTACGCCGAATTCTTGAATGAGGTCGTTACCAGATCACGTAGTGGAACTAGCGATGCTGGAACGGGACCCGAATACGAAGCAGTTGTGATACGCGAGAACAAGAAGGTAATTTCTGTTCCCACTCAGATGTTTGTCAACGGACAGTTCATTGATGCAAAGAATCGTAAAACTTTGGATATCGTAAATCCGACGACGGAAGAAATCATCTGCAAGGTAGCAAATGCATCCCCCGAAGACGTGGACTATGCAGTAAACTGCGCTTACCAAGCATTCAAGGGGGTGTGGAGTCAGGTTTCAGCTAGGGAGCGAGGACAGCTGATGTACAAACTGGCTGACCTGATGGAACAGTACAAAGAGGAGCTAGCAACCGTGGAATCGGTGGATTCAGGAGCAGTCTATACGCTGGCCTTAAAAACCCACATCGGCATGTCGATCGATGCATGGCGCTATTACGCGGGATGGACGGATAAGATCGAAGGTTCAACGATTCCGGTCAATCCGGCTAAACCGAACCATGTATTGACCTTCACCAAGCGGGAACCAATAGGTGTTTGTGGATTGATTACTCCTTGGAACTATCCGTTGATGATGTTGTCATGGAAGATGTCTGCTTGCATAGCGGCCGGAAACACGGTCATAATTAAACCGGCCCAAGTTTGTCCTTTGACGGCTCTGAAGTTTGCCGAACTGACCGTCAAAGCTGGATTCCCACCCGGAGTTATCAATGTAGTAACCGGGAGTGGATCGGTAACGGGTCAAGCCATATCTGAGCACCCTCTGGTACGCAAACTTGGTTTCACCGGGTCTACTCCAATCGGAAAGGTTATTATGACATCCTGTGCAGCATCCAACATGAAGAAGTGCTCGATGGAACTCGGTGGAAAAAGTCCATTGATTATATTTGCCGACTGCGACCTCGATAGGGCCGTTCGACTCGGAATGTCCTCAGTGTTTTTCAACAAAGGAGAAAATTGTATTGCCGCTGGACGGTTGTTCGTGGAGGATAAAATTCACGACGAATTTGTACGCAAGGTAgtcaaaaatattaaaaccatGACGATTGGGGACCCGCTGAATCGAGCGACAGCACATGGACCCCAGAATCATAAGGCACATCTGGATAAATTGGTGTCGTACTGTGAAACTGGAGTGATGGAAGGTGCCAAGCTGGTCATTGGCGGTAAACGAGTTCCGAACAGGAAAGGGTTCTTCTTCGAACCGACCGTATTCACCGACGTGGAAGATCGCATGTTCATAGCGCAGGAAGAATCCTTTGGACCGATAATGATCATTTCCAAGTTCCACAGCAGCGATTTTGATGCCTTGGTGCAAAGGGCTAACAACACTGAGTTCGGATTGGCAAGTGGAGTTTTCACGAAAGACATCCAAAAGGCTTTGCTATTTGCGGAGAAGGTCGAAGCCGGAACAGTATTCGTGAATACGTACAATAAGACCGATGTCGCGGCGCCGTTCGGAGGCTTCAAACAAAGTGGCTTCGGAAAGGATTTAG GCAAAGAAGCTTTGAACGAATATCTCAAAACTAAATGTGTTACAGTGGAGTACTAG